In Pirellulales bacterium, a genomic segment contains:
- a CDS encoding AMP nucleosidase: MKDRLDIARNWLPRYTGMPLAEFGEYILLTNFQYYVERFANKFAARVYGDGRPMQAVTNSAGLTLINFGIGSANAATVMDLLSAIPPKGVLFLGKCGGLKKSTEIGHFILPIAAIRGEGTSSDYFPPEVPALPSFKLHKFVSDRIVERNLEYRTGVIYTTNRRLWEHDEEFRRRLERLTCIGIDMETATIFIVGHYNEISRGALLLVSDVPTTPDGVKTEESDRLVTHNWSDVHIDIGIEAMTEIGSRGERIKHFRH; this comes from the coding sequence GCCGCTGGCCGAATTTGGCGAGTACATCCTGCTCACCAATTTTCAGTATTACGTGGAACGGTTTGCCAATAAGTTTGCGGCGCGGGTCTATGGGGATGGCCGCCCGATGCAGGCGGTGACGAATTCCGCCGGACTGACGCTGATTAACTTTGGCATCGGTTCCGCCAATGCCGCCACGGTTATGGATTTGTTGTCGGCCATCCCCCCCAAGGGGGTGTTGTTTCTGGGGAAATGCGGGGGGCTAAAGAAATCCACGGAAATCGGCCATTTTATATTGCCCATTGCCGCGATCCGGGGAGAAGGGACCAGCAGCGATTACTTTCCGCCCGAGGTCCCCGCGTTGCCGTCATTCAAGCTGCACAAGTTTGTCTCGGACAGGATCGTCGAGCGCAACTTAGAATACCGCACCGGTGTCATCTACACCACCAACCGCCGTTTATGGGAACATGATGAAGAGTTTCGTCGGCGGTTGGAACGACTGACATGCATTGGCATCGATATGGAGACCGCCACGATCTTTATCGTGGGCCACTATAACGAAATCAGCCGCGGAGCGTTGTTGTTGGTCTCTGATGTGCCCACGACGCCTGATGGGGTCAAGACCGAGGAATCCGACCGCTTGGTGACCCATAATTGGTCTGATGTGCACATCGACATTGGCATCGAGGCGATGACCGAAATTGGCAGCCGGGGAGAGCGGATCAAGCACTTTCGGCATTAA